A single region of the Roseivivax sp. THAF197b genome encodes:
- the hemF gene encoding oxygen-dependent coproporphyrinogen oxidase, protein MTEELKDERARAAAWFRSLRDEIVAAFEALEQSHDTGPFAEAAPGSFEVSETSRTAEDGSDAGGGLMSVMRGGRVFEKVGVNVSEVYGTLGERAQSAMAARKGIPGMAEDPRFWASGISLVAHMQNPQAPAVHMNTRMFWTPHAWWFGGGSDLNPCLEYDEDTAHFHAQQKAHLDPHGQDHYPRLKAWADEYFYIPHRKRARGVGGIFMDDHCTGDWEADFRLTQDIGRAFLPAYVPLVEKRRVQPFTNADKEAQLVHRGLYAEYNLVYDRGTKFGLETGHDANAVLMSLPPLAKWI, encoded by the coding sequence ATGACCGAAGAGCTGAAAGACGAACGCGCCCGCGCGGCCGCCTGGTTCAGAAGCCTGCGCGACGAGATCGTCGCCGCCTTCGAGGCGCTGGAGCAAAGCCACGATACCGGCCCCTTCGCGGAGGCGGCACCGGGCAGCTTCGAGGTCAGCGAGACGTCGCGCACCGCCGAGGACGGATCCGATGCGGGCGGCGGCCTGATGAGCGTCATGCGTGGCGGCCGCGTCTTCGAGAAGGTCGGCGTCAACGTCTCCGAAGTCTACGGAACGCTGGGAGAGCGCGCGCAATCCGCCATGGCCGCCCGCAAGGGCATCCCCGGCATGGCCGAGGATCCGCGGTTCTGGGCGTCGGGCATCAGCCTTGTCGCGCATATGCAGAACCCGCAGGCGCCCGCCGTGCACATGAACACCCGCATGTTCTGGACGCCGCATGCCTGGTGGTTCGGCGGCGGCTCCGACCTCAATCCCTGCCTCGAATACGACGAGGACACCGCGCATTTCCACGCCCAGCAGAAGGCGCATCTCGACCCGCACGGACAGGACCATTATCCCCGCCTGAAGGCATGGGCGGACGAGTATTTTTACATTCCCCACCGCAAACGCGCGCGCGGCGTCGGCGGCATCTTCATGGACGATCATTGCACCGGCGATTGGGAGGCCGATTTCCGGCTGACCCAGGATATCGGCCGCGCCTTCCTGCCCGCCTACGTCCCGCTTGTCGAGAAGCGCCGCGTGCAGCCCTTCACCAACGCGGACAAGGAGGCGCAGCTCGTGCATCGCGGCCTCTATGCGGAATACAACCTCGTCTATGATCGCGGCACCAAGTTCGGCCTGGAAACCGGACATGACGCGAATGCCGTCCTGATGTCGCTGCCGCCCTTGGCCAAGTGGATCTGA
- a CDS encoding SDR family NAD(P)-dependent oxidoreductase — protein MSFSIEGKTAIVTGAANGVGLAIARHFAAKGANVMFADIDESRLAEEVGDSDTSETMRYFAGDLREKLTLANLLSATLDAFDRVDILVNGSRQMIETDPMSMDDMSVETLLNQNLMTALRLSQLVARRMIKQGKDQEDGQLGAIVNLSSIAARRTHPQLMGYSVSCAALDQMTRSMAVALAPKRIRVNALAFGSVMSTSLKDTLKEHREYRGNIEEHTPLGRIAAAEELAEAVQFLCSDSAKFLTGQIMTVDGGRTLLDPVNAPAH, from the coding sequence ATGAGCTTTTCCATTGAGGGCAAGACCGCCATCGTGACCGGTGCGGCCAATGGCGTGGGTCTGGCCATTGCCCGGCACTTCGCGGCGAAAGGCGCGAACGTGATGTTTGCCGATATCGACGAGTCCCGTCTCGCCGAGGAGGTGGGCGACAGCGATACGAGCGAGACGATGCGCTATTTCGCGGGGGATCTGCGCGAGAAGCTGACGCTGGCCAACCTCCTGTCCGCCACGCTCGATGCCTTTGACCGGGTCGATATCCTGGTCAACGGCTCGCGCCAGATGATCGAGACCGACCCTATGTCGATGGATGACATGTCGGTTGAAACCCTGCTCAATCAGAACCTGATGACGGCTTTGCGCCTGTCGCAACTCGTCGCCCGGCGGATGATCAAGCAGGGCAAGGATCAGGAAGACGGGCAGTTGGGCGCCATCGTGAACCTGTCCTCGATCGCGGCGCGGCGCACGCATCCGCAATTGATGGGCTATTCGGTCTCCTGCGCCGCACTGGACCAGATGACGCGCTCCATGGCGGTGGCCCTTGCGCCGAAACGCATCCGCGTGAACGCCTTGGCCTTCGGGTCGGTCATGTCCACGAGCCTCAAGGACACGTTGAAGGAGCACCGCGAATATCGCGGCAATATCGAGGAGCATACCCCGCTCGGCCGTATCGCTGCCGCGGAAGAGCTGGCCGAGGCGGTGCAGTTCCTCTGCTCTGATTCGGCGAAGTTCCTGACGGGTCAGATCATGACCGTCGATGGCGGCCGCACCCTGCTCGATCCGGTCAACGCGCCCGCGCATTGA
- a CDS encoding 5-bromo-4-chloroindolyl phosphate hydrolysis family protein yields MSQRFGGRYSPGGKQTARDAAPDTRDAPPAYQGARVNPVGARANAMFLPPVVLAVMSLGAGAAGLVTGLVGAGVMVGGAWLLRGGLIAEAEYNSRKIARRPALPRKILAAGAAAIGTGLAALTHGGGVIEGGLFGLAAGGLHLAAFGIDPMGSKGLEHVDAFQQDRVARVVDEAEEYLADMGEAARRAGEREVESRVERFQTTARNLIRTVEEDPRDLTAARKYLGVYLMGARDAARIFADIHARSRNAQARADFLALLDDLETSFGQKTEKLLLDTNSDLTIEIDVLRDRLKREGVMLGRNNE; encoded by the coding sequence ATGTCCCAGCGTTTTGGCGGACGGTACAGCCCCGGCGGCAAGCAGACGGCGCGAGACGCGGCACCGGACACGCGCGACGCCCCGCCCGCCTATCAGGGGGCGCGCGTCAATCCAGTGGGTGCACGCGCCAATGCAATGTTCCTGCCGCCTGTCGTGCTCGCGGTCATGTCGCTGGGCGCGGGGGCCGCAGGGCTTGTCACGGGGCTCGTCGGGGCCGGTGTCATGGTCGGCGGTGCCTGGCTTCTGCGCGGCGGTCTCATTGCCGAGGCGGAGTACAACAGCCGCAAGATCGCCCGCCGTCCAGCCCTGCCCCGCAAGATCCTTGCCGCAGGTGCGGCGGCGATTGGCACCGGGCTCGCGGCACTGACCCATGGCGGCGGCGTGATCGAAGGCGGGCTTTTCGGGCTTGCGGCAGGTGGTTTGCACCTCGCGGCCTTCGGCATCGATCCGATGGGCTCCAAGGGCCTCGAACATGTGGATGCGTTCCAGCAGGACCGTGTCGCCCGCGTGGTGGACGAGGCCGAGGAATACCTGGCCGATATGGGTGAAGCGGCCCGACGTGCGGGCGAGCGCGAGGTCGAGAGCCGGGTCGAGCGGTTCCAGACCACCGCCCGCAACCTCATTCGCACCGTCGAAGAAGATCCCCGCGACCTGACCGCGGCCCGCAAATATCTGGGCGTCTACCTGATGGGCGCGCGCGATGCGGCGCGTATCTTCGCCGACATTCACGCCCGGTCGCGCAATGCGCAGGCCAGGGCGGATTTTCTGGCGCTCCTCGACGATCTGGAGACGTCTTTCGGGCAGAAAACCGAGAAGCTTCTGCTCGATACCAACAGCGATCTGACGATCGAGATCGACGTATTGCGCGACCGGCTGAAACGCGAGGGCGTGATGCTCGGCCGGAACAACGAGTAA
- a CDS encoding TFIIB-type zinc finger domain-containing protein gives MQPETQTITDEHRFPCENCGSDMRFSPEAGALVCDHCGHSEDIAPSGPWEGGIRELDFARAMNNLLPLQDMETTRVSHCPSCGADVEFDPDAHAAECPFCATPVVADTGANRHIKPRGVLPFALDEAAARNAMNEWLGSLWFAPNGLKEYARKGRRLQGIYVPYWTFDADTKSRYLGERGTIYYETRRVRRNGKMETQRVQKIRWRPASGRVARFFDDVLVLASTSLPKRYTDALPPWDLSALEPYRPEFVAGFRAEAYTVELDAGFTEARGIMDKQIHRDVKFDIGGDRQRVHQVETDVDAVTFKHILLPVWLAAYKFRGTSYRFVVNGQTGRVQGERPYSAWKIAFAVLLGLIVAAAVGYGVAISQ, from the coding sequence ATGCAGCCCGAGACCCAGACCATCACCGACGAACACCGCTTTCCCTGCGAGAATTGCGGCTCCGACATGCGCTTCTCCCCGGAGGCGGGCGCGCTGGTCTGCGATCATTGTGGCCATTCCGAGGATATTGCACCTAGCGGTCCGTGGGAGGGCGGCATCCGCGAGCTCGATTTCGCCCGCGCGATGAACAACCTCCTGCCCCTTCAGGACATGGAGACGACGCGCGTGTCGCATTGTCCGTCCTGCGGCGCGGATGTGGAATTCGACCCCGACGCCCATGCCGCCGAATGTCCGTTCTGCGCCACGCCCGTCGTCGCCGATACCGGGGCCAACCGTCACATCAAGCCTCGTGGCGTGCTGCCCTTCGCCCTCGACGAGGCCGCGGCGCGAAACGCGATGAACGAGTGGCTGGGCAGCCTGTGGTTCGCCCCGAACGGCTTGAAGGAGTATGCCCGAAAAGGCCGCCGCCTGCAGGGCATCTATGTGCCCTACTGGACCTTCGATGCGGATACCAAGTCGCGCTACCTTGGGGAACGCGGCACGATCTATTACGAGACGCGCAGGGTGCGCCGGAACGGCAAGATGGAAACCCAGCGTGTGCAGAAGATCCGCTGGCGGCCGGCCTCGGGTCGCGTAGCGCGCTTCTTTGATGACGTTCTGGTACTGGCATCGACCTCCCTGCCCAAGCGCTACACCGACGCCCTGCCGCCCTGGGATCTGAGCGCGCTGGAGCCGTACCGGCCGGAATTCGTCGCGGGTTTCCGCGCGGAGGCCTATACCGTGGAGCTTGACGCGGGCTTCACGGAGGCGCGCGGCATCATGGACAAGCAGATCCACCGCGACGTGAAGTTCGATATCGGCGGCGACCGGCAACGCGTGCATCAGGTCGAGACGGATGTGGACGCGGTGACCTTCAAGCACATCCTGCTGCCGGTCTGGCTGGCGGCCTACAAGTTTCGCGGCACCTCCTACCGCTTCGTTGTCAACGGCCAGACAGGACGCGTGCAGGGGGAGCGGCCCTATTCCGCCTGGAAGATCGCCTTCGCGGTGCTTCTGGGCCTCATCGTCGCGGCGGCGGTCGGATACGGCGTGGCGATCAGCCAATGA
- a CDS encoding class I SAM-dependent methyltransferase: MTRSRLTHALETGAIALPETGRIALFNPRAESDLSELPKDRCHVIQRHYPDHAALQMQGFDCAVTPEGDYSAAIVTLPRARAEAEALIGDAEAAVGTGPIIVDGAKTDGVEPLLKAVRARTPLTANISKAHGKCFAFKAGGHFGDWRASAPEPNRDGFLTLPGVFSADGIDPASALLVESLPDDISGRVADLGAGWGYLSRKLLERDAITSLDLVEADHAALECARANLDDPRARFHWADARDWTPEARLDVVVTNPPFHVGRAADPALGRAFLAAAARGLAPTGRLFVVANRQLPYEDTLATLFAKVDEIAANTRFKVLLAQRPARKPR; encoded by the coding sequence ATGACCCGCTCCCGCCTGACACATGCCCTCGAGACCGGCGCCATCGCGCTGCCCGAAACCGGCCGCATCGCGCTTTTCAACCCGCGGGCGGAGAGCGATCTGTCGGAATTGCCCAAGGATCGCTGCCACGTCATCCAGCGCCATTACCCCGATCATGCCGCCCTTCAGATGCAGGGTTTTGACTGCGCGGTCACGCCCGAAGGCGATTACAGCGCCGCCATCGTCACCCTACCCCGCGCCCGCGCGGAGGCGGAGGCGCTGATCGGCGACGCGGAGGCGGCGGTCGGAACAGGGCCCATCATTGTCGACGGTGCCAAGACGGACGGCGTCGAGCCGCTGTTGAAAGCCGTGCGCGCGCGCACGCCGCTTACGGCGAACATCTCCAAGGCGCATGGCAAGTGTTTCGCCTTCAAGGCGGGCGGTCATTTCGGCGACTGGCGCGCATCGGCACCCGAGCCCAATCGCGACGGGTTCCTGACGCTGCCCGGTGTCTTCTCGGCAGATGGGATCGACCCGGCCTCGGCCCTGCTGGTCGAGTCTCTGCCCGATGATATCTCCGGCCGCGTTGCCGACCTTGGCGCCGGTTGGGGGTACTTGTCGCGCAAACTCCTTGAGCGGGACGCGATCACATCGCTCGACCTCGTCGAGGCCGATCATGCGGCGCTGGAATGCGCGCGGGCCAATCTCGACGACCCGCGCGCACGGTTCCACTGGGCCGATGCGCGAGACTGGACGCCCGAGGCGCGGCTCGACGTGGTGGTGACCAACCCGCCCTTCCACGTTGGACGAGCTGCCGATCCGGCGCTGGGGCGCGCGTTTCTTGCCGCCGCAGCACGCGGCCTCGCCCCGACAGGACGGTTGTTTGTCGTGGCCAACCGGCAATTGCCCTACGAGGACACGCTGGCCACGCTTTTCGCCAAGGTCGACGAGATCGCGGCCAATACCCGCTTCAAGGTGCTCCTTGCGCAACGTCCGGCTCGAAAGCCGCGATAA
- a CDS encoding pseudouridine synthase, protein MSPHPRKPPRPRPARRRVILFNKPFGCLSQFTDKGTAGNARATLSDFIDVPDVYPAGRLDRDSEGLLILTNDGKLQAQIASPKFKRPKTYLAQVEGTPGPDQIAALAAGVTLKDGPTRPAKVGQIPPPDLWERDPPVRYRKTVPDGWLEITLTEGRNRQVRRMCAAVGLPCLRLVRWQVGDWTLADLTPGAWRDG, encoded by the coding sequence ATGAGCCCGCATCCCCGCAAACCCCCGAGGCCGCGCCCCGCGCGTCGTCGCGTGATCCTGTTCAACAAGCCCTTCGGGTGCCTGTCGCAATTCACCGACAAGGGCACCGCGGGAAACGCGCGGGCGACGCTGTCGGATTTCATCGATGTGCCCGATGTCTATCCGGCCGGGCGGCTCGATCGCGACAGCGAGGGGCTCTTGATCCTGACCAATGACGGCAAGCTGCAGGCGCAGATCGCGAGCCCGAAATTCAAGCGGCCGAAGACCTATCTTGCGCAGGTGGAGGGCACGCCCGGCCCGGATCAGATCGCAGCGCTCGCTGCGGGTGTGACATTGAAGGACGGGCCGACACGGCCCGCAAAGGTGGGGCAAATCCCGCCCCCCGATCTGTGGGAGCGCGACCCTCCGGTGCGCTATCGCAAGACCGTGCCGGATGGCTGGCTCGAGATCACGCTGACCGAAGGACGCAACCGGCAGGTCCGGCGCATGTGCGCAGCGGTCGGATTGCCCTGTCTGCGGCTCGTGCGCTGGCAGGTGGGGGATTGGACGCTGGCGGATCTTACGCCCGGGGCCTGGCGCGACGGGTGA
- a CDS encoding nucleoside deaminase, with amino-acid sequence MTFRSHMEIAFEEARAAALRGEVPVGAVVIGPGGQVVARAGNRTREMQDATAHAELLALRAAHHALGSERLTGCDLYVTLEPCAMCAGAIAHSRIARLYYGAADPKSGGTAHGARVFAHPQCHHVPEIYDGIGGAEAEALLRAFFAAKRAAP; translated from the coding sequence ATGACGTTCCGCAGCCATATGGAGATCGCCTTTGAGGAGGCCCGCGCCGCCGCCCTGCGCGGCGAAGTGCCCGTGGGGGCCGTGGTGATCGGCCCCGGGGGACAGGTTGTGGCGCGTGCCGGGAATCGCACCCGCGAGATGCAGGACGCGACCGCCCATGCGGAACTGCTGGCGCTGAGGGCGGCGCATCACGCGCTGGGCAGCGAGCGGCTCACGGGCTGCGATCTCTATGTGACGCTGGAGCCCTGCGCGATGTGTGCAGGCGCCATCGCCCATTCCCGGATTGCACGGCTTTACTATGGCGCGGCCGATCCGAAATCGGGCGGGACGGCGCATGGTGCGCGGGTCTTCGCGCATCCGCAATGCCACCACGTGCCCGAAATCTACGACGGGATCGGCGGCGCGGAGGCGGAGGCGCTCCTCCGCGCTTTCTTTGCCGCGAAGCGCGCCGCTCCATGA
- a CDS encoding pseudouridine synthase, whose product MSDTSPPGDRIAKVLARAGIASRREAERMILEGRVAVNGAVIDRAALNVTDRDKITVDGKPLDAPEPARLWLYHKPTGLVTTTKDEQGRPTIFDDLPEDLPRVMSVGRLDINSEGLLLLTNDGGIKRRLELPSTGWLRRYRVRINGRPSDATFEPLRKGLEVDGQRFQPMIVTLDRQQGANAWVTVGLREGKNREIRRAMEDLGLKVNRLIRLSYGPFQLGQLKPGAVEEIRPRILRDQLGLEKDDAAPPKPGAPKSGRKPGMGPKSGKPGKPGTPAPNIGKKTRIRGGKRAAPKR is encoded by the coding sequence ATGAGCGACACCTCCCCTCCCGGCGACCGGATCGCCAAGGTCCTGGCGCGTGCGGGCATTGCCTCGCGCCGCGAAGCCGAACGCATGATCCTCGAAGGCCGCGTGGCGGTGAACGGAGCGGTCATTGACCGCGCTGCCCTCAATGTCACGGACAGGGACAAGATCACCGTCGACGGCAAACCGCTCGATGCGCCGGAACCGGCCCGGCTCTGGCTCTATCACAAGCCCACGGGGCTGGTGACGACCACGAAGGACGAACAGGGCCGCCCGACCATCTTCGACGATCTGCCCGAGGATCTGCCGCGCGTGATGTCGGTCGGACGGCTCGACATCAATTCCGAAGGCCTGCTGCTTCTGACCAATGATGGTGGCATCAAGCGGCGTCTTGAGCTGCCCTCGACCGGCTGGCTCAGGCGCTACCGCGTGCGGATCAACGGCCGGCCCAGCGATGCGACCTTCGAGCCGTTGCGCAAGGGGCTCGAGGTTGATGGCCAGCGGTTTCAGCCGATGATCGTGACGCTCGACCGGCAGCAAGGTGCGAATGCCTGGGTCACGGTCGGGCTGCGCGAAGGCAAGAACCGCGAGATTCGCCGCGCGATGGAAGACCTCGGGCTGAAGGTGAACCGGCTGATCCGGCTGTCCTACGGCCCGTTCCAACTGGGCCAATTGAAGCCCGGCGCGGTGGAGGAGATCCGGCCGCGAATCCTGCGCGATCAGCTGGGCCTCGAGAAAGACGACGCCGCCCCACCAAAACCGGGCGCACCCAAATCGGGCCGAAAACCAGGAATGGGGCCGAAATCAGGCAAACCCGGCAAGCCCGGCACGCCGGCACCCAACATCGGCAAAAAAACGCGGATTCGCGGGGGAAAGCGGGCTGCACCGAAGCGCTGA
- a CDS encoding toxic anion resistance protein: MSDKVRSAAVKDEADVKELNEKTLPMPKPAEDLVALDAADAPVAEEIRTRMDEIDMEDTNSIVTFGAGAQSELQEISQSMLQGVRNKDVGPAGDSLRGIVTTIRGFSVSELDVRRERSWWEKLLGRAAPFAKFTARFEEVQGQIDRITDELLRHEHVLMKDIKSLDMLYDKTLQFYDELALYIAAGEAKLAELDGTDIPAKEAEVSAAPEGDQVMKAQELRDLRAARDDLERRVHDLKLTRQVTMQSLPSIRLVQENDKSLVTKINSTLVNTVPLWETQLAQAVTIQRSTEAAAAVREANDLTNELLTSNAENLRASNTIVREEMERGVFDIEAVKKANADLIGTIQESLQIADEGKARRAAAEEEMKKMEAELRDTLAAAKARRDGTGDNAGTSVPAS, from the coding sequence ATGTCGGACAAGGTGCGCAGCGCGGCCGTGAAGGACGAAGCGGACGTCAAGGAACTGAACGAGAAGACCCTGCCGATGCCCAAACCGGCTGAAGACCTGGTCGCGCTTGATGCCGCCGATGCGCCGGTCGCGGAAGAGATCCGCACACGGATGGACGAAATCGACATGGAGGACACGAACTCCATCGTCACCTTCGGCGCGGGCGCGCAGTCGGAGCTGCAGGAAATCTCGCAATCCATGCTGCAGGGCGTGCGCAACAAGGATGTGGGCCCTGCGGGTGATTCCCTGCGCGGCATCGTCACCACGATCCGCGGCTTCTCGGTCTCCGAGCTCGATGTGCGCCGCGAACGGTCCTGGTGGGAAAAGCTTCTGGGCCGGGCCGCACCCTTTGCCAAGTTCACCGCGCGCTTTGAGGAAGTGCAGGGCCAGATCGACCGCATCACCGACGAGCTGCTGCGCCACGAGCATGTGCTGATGAAGGACATCAAGTCGCTCGACATGCTCTATGACAAGACGCTGCAATTCTACGACGAACTGGCGCTTTATATCGCCGCCGGTGAGGCGAAGCTTGCCGAACTCGACGGCACCGACATCCCCGCGAAAGAGGCCGAGGTGTCGGCCGCACCGGAGGGCGATCAGGTGATGAAAGCGCAGGAATTGCGTGATCTGCGCGCGGCCCGTGACGATCTGGAGCGCCGGGTGCATGACCTGAAGCTGACGCGTCAGGTCACGATGCAATCCCTGCCCTCGATCCGGCTGGTGCAGGAAAACGACAAGTCGCTGGTCACCAAGATCAACTCGACGCTGGTAAACACCGTGCCCCTTTGGGAGACGCAACTGGCGCAAGCGGTGACGATCCAGCGCTCGACCGAAGCGGCGGCTGCCGTGCGCGAGGCCAATGACCTGACGAACGAGCTGCTGACCTCGAACGCGGAGAACCTGCGCGCGTCGAACACGATCGTCCGCGAAGAGATGGAGCGCGGCGTCTTCGACATCGAAGCGGTGAAGAAGGCCAATGCCGACCTGATAGGCACGATCCAGGAAAGCCTGCAGATCGCCGACGAGGGCAAGGCGCGCCGCGCGGCCGCCGAGGAAGAGATGAAGAAGATGGAAGCCGAGCTGCGCGACACGCTCGCCGCGGCGAAAGCACGGCGCGACGGAACCGGCGACAATGCCGGGACTTCGGTTCCAGCAAGCTGA
- a CDS encoding cytochrome b/b6 domain-containing protein, whose translation MSLADPSPRTPLRSRLHDALPARRSWLKALHAAMIPLFVWFMLVQPRDVVPLGPAAFQFHSFLGLVFVTGALLWSADYLRRGLAGRPGPKLPPRLRVFHQALHKTLVWGMAFVAISGFLLGLTSHVLLKAGGFLPIAPPLDMPMSNRIIGWLHTYQFYALGIVAIVHAGFHTWRHFYLRDNALRIMAPKRLHRFL comes from the coding sequence ATGAGCCTTGCAGATCCGTCGCCTCGCACGCCTTTGCGCAGCCGCCTCCATGACGCCCTGCCCGCGCGGCGCAGCTGGCTGAAGGCGTTGCATGCGGCAATGATCCCGCTGTTCGTGTGGTTCATGCTGGTGCAGCCGCGCGACGTGGTGCCGCTTGGCCCGGCGGCTTTCCAGTTCCATTCCTTTCTCGGGCTCGTCTTCGTGACAGGCGCGCTTCTCTGGAGTGCGGATTACCTGCGCCGGGGTCTTGCCGGACGTCCGGGGCCCAAACTCCCGCCGCGTCTGCGCGTCTTTCATCAGGCTCTGCACAAGACGCTGGTCTGGGGCATGGCCTTCGTGGCGATTTCGGGCTTCCTTTTGGGCCTGACCAGCCATGTGCTTCTGAAAGCGGGGGGATTTCTGCCCATCGCGCCGCCGCTCGACATGCCGATGTCCAACAGGATCATCGGCTGGCTGCATACCTACCAGTTCTACGCGCTTGGTATCGTCGCGATCGTTCATGCCGGGTTTCACACTTGGCGGCACTTCTATCTGCGCGACAACGCGCTGCGGATCATGGCGCCCAAGCGTTTGCATCGCTTCCTCTGA
- a CDS encoding DUF2927 domain-containing protein, producing MHARWTFGIRAGLLALALSGCAVVQPDPGPPGVPPQARPDRPAPPPPAPRAPSAESQELAAYYARVERDLVGQGLLRTDGGGVDTPFTDTQLARNFEQVALAEEYRRGGGLQASSGSLGPVKKWTQPVRVQAEFGASVGEDQRQRERAELGRYVTRLARVTGHPITMSDANPNFHVLFMSEDDSAALAPRIKALVPDIDPASLSVFENLPRAIHCLVIAFAEDAGGYAYGEAIAVIRAEHPGLLMKSCIHEEVAQGLGLANDSPQARPSIFNDDDEFALLTTHDEMLLKILYNPALSPGMSAEAARPIVRRLATEVTGQQVASAGPL from the coding sequence ATGCACGCCAGATGGACATTCGGGATCCGTGCGGGCCTTCTGGCGCTCGCGCTGTCGGGCTGTGCTGTGGTGCAGCCCGATCCCGGCCCGCCCGGCGTGCCGCCACAGGCCCGGCCCGACCGCCCTGCCCCGCCCCCGCCTGCGCCGCGCGCACCCTCGGCAGAAAGTCAGGAGCTGGCCGCCTATTACGCCCGCGTGGAGCGCGACCTCGTGGGTCAAGGCCTCCTGCGGACCGATGGCGGCGGCGTGGACACGCCTTTCACCGACACCCAGCTTGCGCGCAATTTCGAACAGGTCGCGCTGGCGGAGGAATATCGCCGGGGCGGCGGCTTGCAGGCCTCCTCCGGGTCTCTGGGGCCGGTGAAGAAATGGACGCAGCCCGTGCGCGTGCAGGCCGAGTTCGGGGCCTCCGTCGGCGAGGATCAGCGCCAGCGCGAACGGGCCGAGCTTGGCCGCTACGTGACGCGGTTGGCCCGCGTGACCGGTCATCCGATCACCATGAGCGACGCCAATCCCAATTTCCACGTCCTCTTCATGTCCGAGGATGACAGCGCGGCGCTGGCCCCGCGAATCAAGGCGCTGGTGCCCGATATCGACCCCGCTTCCCTGTCGGTCTTCGAAAACCTGCCGCGTGCGATCCATTGCCTCGTCATCGCCTTCGCCGAGGATGCGGGCGGCTATGCCTATGGCGAGGCGATCGCGGTGATCCGCGCCGAACATCCGGGCCTGCTGATGAAGTCCTGCATCCACGAAGAGGTGGCCCAGGGGCTTGGGCTCGCCAATGACAGCCCGCAGGCGCGCCCGTCGATCTTCAACGATGACGACGAGTTTGCACTGCTGACCACGCATGACGAAATGCTGCTGAAAATCCTCTACAACCCCGCGCTCAGCCCCGGCATGTCCGCCGAGGCCGCCCGCCCCATCGTGCGCCGCCTTGCCACGGAAGTGACCGGCCAGCAGGTGGCCAGCGCCGGCCCCCTTTGA
- a CDS encoding SPFH domain-containing protein — MPIFDFLAGQFIDVIHWTDDTRDTMVWRFEREGHEIKYGAKLTVREGQAAVFVHEGQLADVFPPGLYMLETNNMPIMTSLQHWDHGFKSPFKSEIYYVSTARFTDLKWGTKNPVMLRDPEFGPVRLRAYGTYAIKVTDPGLFLTEIVGTDGEFTRDEISYQIRNIIVQEVSRTLASSGIPVLDMAANTADLGKLIAAEVSKTLATYGLIMPEMYIENISLPPAVEKALDARTSRGIAGNLDDHMKWRAAEAFAEGGGAAGSAMGMGMGAGLGMQMAGRVGPWGAAPAAAAAPAPTMAPPPPPVEHVWHIAEDGATKGPFSRARLGRMASEGGLTRDTFVWTQGQDGWKRAEDVTELAQLFTVMPPPPPPGV; from the coding sequence ATGCCCATTTTCGATTTCCTCGCTGGTCAGTTCATCGACGTTATCCACTGGACCGACGACACCCGCGACACCATGGTCTGGCGTTTCGAACGCGAGGGCCACGAGATCAAGTATGGCGCCAAGCTCACGGTGCGCGAAGGGCAGGCCGCCGTTTTCGTGCATGAGGGGCAGCTTGCGGATGTGTTCCCGCCTGGGCTCTACATGCTCGAGACGAACAACATGCCGATCATGACCTCGCTCCAGCATTGGGATCACGGCTTCAAATCGCCCTTCAAATCCGAGATCTACTACGTCTCCACCGCGCGTTTCACGGACCTCAAATGGGGCACCAAGAACCCGGTGATGCTGCGCGACCCGGAATTCGGCCCCGTTCGGCTGCGCGCATACGGCACCTACGCGATCAAGGTGACCGATCCGGGCCTCTTCCTGACCGAGATCGTGGGCACCGACGGCGAATTCACCCGCGACGAGATCAGCTACCAGATCCGCAACATCATCGTGCAGGAAGTGTCGCGCACGCTGGCCTCCTCGGGCATTCCGGTGCTCGACATGGCGGCGAACACGGCCGATCTGGGCAAGCTCATCGCCGCCGAGGTCTCAAAGACGCTGGCCACCTACGGGCTGATCATGCCGGAGATGTATATCGAGAATATCTCGCTGCCGCCTGCGGTGGAAAAGGCGCTCGATGCGCGGACGTCGCGCGGGATCGCGGGCAATCTCGACGATCACATGAAGTGGCGCGCGGCCGAGGCATTCGCCGAAGGCGGTGGCGCGGCCGGATCCGCGATGGGCATGGGTATGGGCGCAGGCCTTGGCATGCAGATGGCGGGCCGGGTCGGTCCGTGGGGCGCTGCCCCTGCCGCTGCCGCGGCACCCGCGCCGACCATGGCGCCGCCGCCGCCGCCCGTCGAGCATGTCTGGCACATCGCCGAGGACGGCGCCACGAAGGGCCCGTTCAGCCGCGCGCGGCTGGGACGGATGGCCAGCGAAGGCGGGCTGACCCGTGACACCTTCGTCTGGACGCAAGGACAGGATGGCTGGAAGCGCGCGGAGGACGTGACCGAGCTTGCGCAGCTTTTCACGGTGATGCCGCCCCCGCCGCCGCCGGGCGTTTAA